CGTCATGAACAAGGCGAAGGTTACCTTCGAGGGCGCGGAGCAGGCCTGAGGCCCCTCCCTGGAGCGCGCCCCCGCCGGGCGCGCTTCAGCCCTCGCTGAACCACAGCCCCAGGCCGCCCAGCAGGCCCAGGCCCAGGAACAGCGCGGCCATCCCCCAGGTCTGGCGGCGCGACCACCGGAGCGACTCGCCATACCGGTGGCCGCACACCAGGATGAGCGCGGCGAGCCCCATGCAGATGGACACGGGCCCCAGGGCGACCAGTGCCTTGCGTGGCGTCCCGCTCACGTCCAGGGCCGCCAGCAACGCCAACGGCCAGAAGCCGACGACGAGCAGGCCGACCACGAGGACGTAGGCCCGCCTCCCCTCGGGGCTGGTCAGCTCCAGGAAGTCCAGGACCTGAAACCACCAGGAGCGAGGCGGCTCCACGGGCTCGCGACGACGGCGGGGGGCGGTGGGCGGCACGCTCGGGGACTCCAGGGCTTGGGCTCGCTGCGCCAGGGAACGTCTTCTAGTGCAGGCCCGCGCCTTTTTGAAGCCTGGCAGTGGAGGCGGGGGCGGTGGTCCAGACCGTCGTTCCTGCTCCGGCCCCACGGCCCGCGCCTCGTTGGCCTCCGCCGCGTCGGAGCTGACCGTGTGGCCGCGCGCCACCGCACCTAGACGCTTGAGGCCGCGGCCTCCAGCGCCGCGAGGATGATGGGGAGGTCCGCCTCCCCCGTGCGCCAGTTGGAGAAGGCCGCGCGCAGGCCGGGGCGGCCGGCGTAGTGCGTGGGGGTGAGGTGCACGCGCCCGTCGGCCTGCAGCGCCGCGAGGAGCTGGTCGCGTCGCGCGGCGTCCCCCGAGCGCAGCGCGAAGCAGACGATGTTCAGCGTCACCGGGGCGAGCAGCGCATAGTGCGGGGAGGCCGCGAGCGCCTCTCCCAGGGCACGGGCGAGCGCGCAGCCGCGCTCCACCAGGGCGCGGTGCCCGTCGCGGCCGTAGGCCATGAGCGTCATCCACGCGGGCAGCGCCCGGAAGCGCCGCGAGTTCTCCGGCGTGCGGTGCAGAAGATCAGGCCCCAGCCCCAGGTAGGCGGCCACCGCGCGGAAGGAGCGCTCCTGCTGCTCGAGGTGGCGCGTGAAGACGATGCCGGAGTCATAGGGGACGTTGAGCCACTTGTGCCCGTCGGCCGCGACCGAGTCGGCGTGGGCGAGCCCCCGCAGCAGGTGCGCATGCGCCGGACTGCACGCGGCGAAGATGCCGAAGGCCCCATCCACATGCAGCCAGGCGCCGTGGCGGCGACACAGCTGCCCCACCGCCTCAAGGTCGTCGAACTCCCCGGTGTTCACCTCCCCCGCGCTCGCGAGCACGATGGCCGGAGCACCGCCGAGCGCCACGAGCCGCGCCTCGAGCGCCTTCGGGTCCATGACGGGCCGGCCCGGGAGGCATGGGACGTCCTGCACCGCACGCCGTCCCATGCCAAGGATGGAGAGCGCCTTGAGCACGCTTGCGTGAGGCGCGCTGCCCAGCACCGCGAGCCGCGGCAGCCCCCACAGCCCCTCCTCGCTCACGTCGTGGCCCAGCCGCTCCATCCCCCACTGCCGCGCGGTGGCCAGCGCGACGAGGTTCGCCACCGTCGCGCCGCTCACGAAGGCCCCCTCGAAGTCTTCAGGCAACCCGAAGAGGGAGCGCAGCAGCCCCAGCGCCTCGCGCTCCACGCTGGTGGCGAGCGAGTCGCCACCATGGCTCACGTTCTGGTCGTACGCGGAGACGAGCCAGTCGCCCATGAGGGCCGCGGGCGTGGTGCCGCCCGTGACGAAGCCCAGGTAGCGCGGCCCCACGGAACCGGAGAGCCCTGCCTCATAGCGGCGGCGGAAGAGCGCGAGCGCGTCCTCGGCGCCAAGGCCCGCGTCGGGCAGCCCGAGCGGCGTGGGCGGCGCGGGGCGAACGCTCGCGGGGCGCTCCGGCAACGCGGTGAGGAACTCGAGGGCGCTCGCGCGGGCCTGTTCGAGCAGGTCCGAAAGCCGGGAGAGGTCACGGAGGAGGAGGTCGCTCATGGTCACCAGGGTCTCCGCTTCCCAGGGGCGCGGGGACGGAAAGCGGGGCGGGCCGCGCATCATGCGTCAGGCCACCAGGAGCGAGCGAGCACGTCAGCCTCCGAATGACTTCCCTTCACGGAAGGGATCGTTAACCTGGGGCCGTGCTCTCCCTTCAAGGTACAGCGCTGGCCATCGTGTTCGGCACCTCGCTGGGTGTGGCCGTGGGCCTGGGCGGCTACACCTTCGTCTACGCGAAGGGGTCCAGCTACCTGCAAGACGACCCGGCCGCCTGCGCCAACTGCCACATCATGACGGAGCAGTACGACGGCTGGCGCAAGTCGAGCCACCACGCCGTGGCCACCTGCAACGACTGCCACACGCCCCCCGGCACGCTGGCGAAGTACGCCACCAAGGCGAGCAATGGCTTCTGGCACTCGTTCTACTTCACGATGGGGACCTTCCCGGACCCCATCCGCCTGCGCCCGCACAACCGCGACGTGACCGAGCGTGCTTGCCGCAAGTGCCACGACACCATCGTCGAGGCCATCGAGGCGCCCGCGGCGGTGGACGGTACGCCTGCCGCTCCCGACGCGCGGACGCAGTGCCTCACCTGTCACAACTCCGTGGGACACCCGGAAGGCTCCGGCAACCCCACGCTCGTTCCGCCCCACTTCACGCAGAAGGAGCAGTCACCATGACCGAACCCGGCAGGCCGCGGCGCCTCGTGGGAACGAAGACGGTCGTCCTCATCGCCGTGTTCTGCGCGGTGGCGACCGCCAGCATCACCGCGCTCCTGGTCAACATCATGGAGCGCAAGCAGGAGGCGAGGAACCCCTTCTACCGGGTGGTGGAGCTGGACGACACCGTCACGGACCCCGCCGTGTGGGGCAAGAACTTCCCGCTGCAATACGACGACTACAAGCGCACGGTGGACCAGCAGCGCACCCGCTACGGCGGCAGCGAGGCGGTGGCGCGCACGCCCACCCAGGCGGATCCGCGCTCGGTGGTGGCGCAGTCGCGGCTGGAGGAGGACCCGCGCCTCAAGACCATGTGGGCCGGCTACGCCTTCGCCACCGACTTCCGCGAGGAGCGCGGCCACGCGCACATGCTGGATGATCAGACCTTCACCGAGCGCCAGCACGTGGCGGCGCAGCCGGGCACCTGCATCCACTGCCACGGCAGCGTGTACGTGCCCTACAAGAAGCTGGGCGACGGCGACCTCATCAAGGGCTTCGAGAAGATGAACGCGATGCCCTTCGCCGAGGCGCGCAAGCTCGTGGAGCACCCCGTCTCCTGCATCGACTGCCACGACCCCACCAACCTCCAGCTGCGCGTGACGCGGCCCGGCTTCATCGAAGGCATCGCGGCGCTCAAGGCGAGCCAGGGGGTGCCGGGCTTCCGCGTGAACCAGGACGCCACGCGGCAGGAGATGCGCACGTACGTGTGCGGGCAGTGCCACGTCGAGTACTACTTCAAGGGCAAGGACAAGCGCCTCACGTACCCCTGGGCCAAGGGCATCAACATCGATCAGATCATGGCCTACTACGACGAGGACGGGCACACCGACTGGACGCACCAGCTCACCGGCGCCCGGGTCCTCAAGGCCCAGCACCCCGAGTTCGAGCTGTACAACCAGGGCATCCACGCGCGCAGCGGCGTGGCGTGCGCGGACTGCCACATGCCCTACAAGCGCGAGGGGGCCATGAAGGTGAGCGACCACCACGTTCGCAGCCCCCTGCTCAACATCAACCGCGCCTGCCAGACGTGCCACAAGTGGAGCGAGGCGGA
Above is a window of Corallococcus soli DNA encoding:
- a CDS encoding pyridoxal phosphate-dependent decarboxylase family protein — protein: MSDLLLRDLSRLSDLLEQARASALEFLTALPERPASVRPAPPTPLGLPDAGLGAEDALALFRRRYEAGLSGSVGPRYLGFVTGGTTPAALMGDWLVSAYDQNVSHGGDSLATSVEREALGLLRSLFGLPEDFEGAFVSGATVANLVALATARQWGMERLGHDVSEEGLWGLPRLAVLGSAPHASVLKALSILGMGRRAVQDVPCLPGRPVMDPKALEARLVALGGAPAIVLASAGEVNTGEFDDLEAVGQLCRRHGAWLHVDGAFGIFAACSPAHAHLLRGLAHADSVAADGHKWLNVPYDSGIVFTRHLEQQERSFRAVAAYLGLGPDLLHRTPENSRRFRALPAWMTLMAYGRDGHRALVERGCALARALGEALAASPHYALLAPVTLNIVCFALRSGDAARRDQLLAALQADGRVHLTPTHYAGRPGLRAAFSNWRTGEADLPIILAALEAAASSV
- the nrfH gene encoding cytochrome c nitrite reductase small subunit — encoded protein: MLSLQGTALAIVFGTSLGVAVGLGGYTFVYAKGSSYLQDDPAACANCHIMTEQYDGWRKSSHHAVATCNDCHTPPGTLAKYATKASNGFWHSFYFTMGTFPDPIRLRPHNRDVTERACRKCHDTIVEAIEAPAAVDGTPAAPDARTQCLTCHNSVGHPEGSGNPTLVPPHFTQKEQSP
- a CDS encoding ammonia-forming cytochrome c nitrite reductase subunit c552 — protein: MTEPGRPRRLVGTKTVVLIAVFCAVATASITALLVNIMERKQEARNPFYRVVELDDTVTDPAVWGKNFPLQYDDYKRTVDQQRTRYGGSEAVARTPTQADPRSVVAQSRLEEDPRLKTMWAGYAFATDFREERGHAHMLDDQTFTERQHVAAQPGTCIHCHGSVYVPYKKLGDGDLIKGFEKMNAMPFAEARKLVEHPVSCIDCHDPTNLQLRVTRPGFIEGIAALKASQGVPGFRVNQDATRQEMRTYVCGQCHVEYYFKGKDKRLTYPWAKGINIDQIMAYYDEDGHTDWTHQLTGARVLKAQHPEFELYNQGIHARSGVACADCHMPYKREGAMKVSDHHVRSPLLNINRACQTCHKWSEAELMDRAQTIQTRTFQTRNIAMDALVDLIRDIEAAQKTGLPEDALAKARDLQRRAQFYLDFVEAENSMGFHADQEAVRILSNSINFSRLGQNALRPGPAQAPP